The nucleotide sequence GCGGATCGGCTTGACTCATCCGTCTACGTTACGCGGCTTATCCGTCTAAGTTACGCGGCTTACTAAGCTAGGCGGCGGCTTAACAGTGTGCGACTTGCATTGAGCGAGCCCATTGGCTTCGCGTGCTCTCAACGATCGTTCTCGATGATGGTTCTTCGCGGTGCGATTTTTCAACACTGTGCAAGCTTGCAGAATACTTTAAATTCCTGCCGCCCCGCCCCCGACCCCCTTGTCTCGTTTCATTCCACGCGGCGGTTCATTCCACGCGACGATCGAGTCCAGCAAGTGTCACGAAGACGCTTTCATTGAGAACTAAAAAACATGAAGAACAAGACTGTCACCATTGTCGGCGCGGGCCCCGGCGGACTCGCCACCGCGATGCAACTCGCCCAGGCCGGGTGCGATGTGACGTTGGTAGAACGACGCGATCGAGTGGGTGGCCGCACGTCGGCGATTGAGATCGATGGCTTTCGATTTGATTGCGGCCCCACCTTCTTCCTGTACCCACGCGTGCTCAGTGAGATCTTTGCCTCGACGGGCCGCGACCTGATGGACGAGGTCCCGATGGAACGCCTCGACCCACAATACCGCTTAACCTTCGGCGGTGGTGGTCAACTCGATTGCTGCCCCGACATGGACGAGATGGATCGTCAAATTGCGAACTTCGCTCCCGCCGACGTCGGCCAACTTCGCAAGTACATGGATGCGAACCGACTCAAGCTAGAAAAATTCCGACCGATCCTGGAGTCGCCTTTTAGCTCGCCGCTGGACCTGCTTCGCCGAGACGTGTTAGCCGCTGCCAGCAAGCTGCATCCGTTCCGTAGCCTGGGCAAGGAACTCGAACGCTACTTCAGCGATCCGCGATTGGTGATCGCGTTCGCCTTCCAAGCCAAGTACTTGGGGATGTCGCCGTTCAACTGCCCAAGTCTGTTCAGCATCTTATCGTTCTTGGAATATGAACACGGTGTGTTTCACCCGATCGGTGGCTGCAGCCGAGTCAGCGAGCGGATGGCGGAGATTGCTCAAGAGATGGGCGTTAAAATTCGCCTGGATGAACCCGTCGAATCAATTGAGATCGAAGACGGACGACTGACCGCCGTGCGAACCGCCGAAAATCGGTACGCCTCCGACGCGTTCGTCATCAACGCCGACTTCGCCGACTGG is from Neorhodopirellula lusitana and encodes:
- a CDS encoding phytoene desaturase, translating into MKNKTVTIVGAGPGGLATAMQLAQAGCDVTLVERRDRVGGRTSAIEIDGFRFDCGPTFFLYPRVLSEIFASTGRDLMDEVPMERLDPQYRLTFGGGGQLDCCPDMDEMDRQIANFAPADVGQLRKYMDANRLKLEKFRPILESPFSSPLDLLRRDVLAAASKLHPFRSLGKELERYFSDPRLVIAFAFQAKYLGMSPFNCPSLFSILSFLEYEHGVFHPIGGCSRVSERMAEIAQEMGVKIRLDEPVESIEIEDGRLTAVRTAENRYASDAFVINADFADWMSKMVPDDLRRRWTDKELAKKKFSCSTFMLYLGIDGLYEDLPHHSIHISETYDQNLRDIESDHVLSTDPSVYVQNACVTDPTLAPPGSSTLYILVPVTHQHENVDWSVEADAFREKTLDQLAEIGLGDVRERIRVEHRITPDDWQNGYSIYKGATFNLAHNLGQMLHRRPNNRFEELDGVYLVGGGTHPGSGLPVIYESSRISSRLLLEDLGIPTDFLDAAKT